Proteins found in one Lonchura striata isolate bLonStr1 chromosome 27, bLonStr1.mat, whole genome shotgun sequence genomic segment:
- the CELA1 gene encoding chymotrypsin-like elastase family member 1: MMLQLVLLAALALCGRCSELDLDGMQRVVGGTEARSHAWPYQISLQYYSNGGWHHTCGGSLIQRNWVMTAAHCVNKQLQYRVVAGEHNLNVNEGSEQVFSVSKIVVHPYWNSNNVGAGYDIALFRLSSYATLNSAVQLAVLPQEGTVLPNNYPCVITGWGLTRSNGQLSSVLLQASLPVVDYQICSSASYWGSLVKNTMVCAGGDGVRSGCQGDSGGPLHCAVNGQYQVHGVTSFVSSQGCNVLRKPTVFTRVSAYVSWIKSVVAQN; the protein is encoded by the exons ATGATGCTGCAGCTCGTGCTCCTCGCCGCGCTCGCCCTGTGCG GGCGCTGCTCCGAGCTGGATCTCGATGGCATGCAGCGGGTGGTCGGCGGCACCGAGGCGCGCTCGCACGCCTGGCCCTACCAG ATCTCCCTGCAGTATTACTCCAACGGCGGCTGGCACCACACCTGCGGGGGCTCCCTCATCCAGAGGAACTGGGTGATGACCGCCGCCCACTGCGTCAACAA ACAATTGCAGTACCGTGTGGTGGCCGGCGAGCACAACCTCAACGTCAACGAGGGCAGCGAGCAGGTCTTCAGCGTCAGCAAGATCGTCGTCCACCCCTACTGGAATAGCAACAACGTGGGCGCAGG CTACGACATCGCCCTGTTCCGCCTGAGCAGCTACGCCACCCTGAACAGCGCCGTGCAGCTGGCGGTGCTGCCCCAGGAGGGCACCGTCCTGCCCAACAACTACCCCTGCGTCAtcacgggctggggcctgacccGCA GCAACGGGCAGCTGTCCAGCGTCCTGCTCCAGGCCTCCCTGCCCGTCGTGGACTACCAGATCTGCTCCAGCGCGTCCTACTGGGGCTCCCTGGTCAAGAACACCATGGTGTGCGCCGGCGGCGACGGCGTGCGCTCCGGCTGCCAG GGCGATTCCGGCGGGCCGCTGCACTGCGCCGTCAACGGGCAGTACCAGGTGCACGGCGTCACCAGCTTCGTgtccagccagggctgcaaCGTGCTCCGCAAACCCACCGTGTTCACCCGCGTCTCCGCCTACGTCTCCTGGATCAAAAGC GTGGTCGCCCAGAACTGA
- the GALNT6 gene encoding polypeptide N-acetylgalactosaminyltransferase 6 yields MRLFRRRYSTLKVALAGAVFVLFLFILQKDVGSKEPGEEPWLRNIVQGKDQVLDLMLGAVRDLRDSMPRLQIGAPEPPPEPLPSARSCLPGVYTAAELRPLMERPPQDPASPGADGKAFKKDRWTPEETKEKERGYEKHCFNAFASDRISLQRALGPDSRPPECIDQKFKRCPPLPTTSVVIVFHNEAWSTLLRTVYSVLHSSPARLLREVILVDDASTDEYLKEELDRYVEQLQIVRVVRQRERKGLITARLLGASVASGEVLTFLDAHCECFHGWLEPLLSRIAEEPTAVVSPDIATIDLNTFEFSKPVQNGKQHSRGNFDWSLTFGWEIVPARERQRRKDETFPIKSPTFAGGLFAISRSYFEHIGSYDDQMEIWGGENVEMSFRVWQCGGQVEIIPCSVVGHVFRSKSPHTFPKGTQVISRNQVRLAEVWMDDYKEIFYRRNQQASQMAREKTFGDITERRRLRERLHCRNFTWYLQNVYPEMFVPDLTPTFYGAIKNEGTKSCLDVGENNHGGKPLIMYPCHGLGGNQYFEYTSQRELRHNIGKELCLRGAEGTAELGECQFRGKPGRVPASEEWDLAQNRLIKNLASGLCLTARGKHPALVPCDLTDPHQLWSFT; encoded by the exons ATGAGGCTGTTCCGCCGCCGCTACAGCACCTTGAAGGTGGCCTTGGCGGGCGCCGTCTtcgtcctcttcctcttcatcctccaGAAGGACGTGGGGAGCAAGGAGCCGGGCGAGGAGCCGTGGCTGCGGAACATCGTGCAGGGCAAGGACCAGGTGCTGGACCTGATGCTGGGCGCCGTGCGGGACCTGCGGGACTCGATGCCGCGGCTGCAGATCGGggccccggagccgccgccggaGCCGCTGCCCAGCGCCCGCTCCTGCCTGCCCGGCGTCTACACCGCGGCCGAGCTGCGGCCGCTGATGGAGAGGCCCCCCCAGGACCCCGCCAGCCCCGGCGCCGACGGAAAAGCCTTCAAGAAGGATCGCTGGACGCCCGAGGAGACGAAGGAGAAGGAGCGAGGCTACGAGAAGCATTGCTTCAACGCCTTCGCCAGCGACCGCATCTCCCTGCAGCGTGCGCTGGGCCCCGACAGCCGCCCGCCCGA GTGCATCGACCAGAAGTTCAAGCgctgccctcccctccccaccacCAGCGTGGTGATCGTGTTCCACAACGAGGCCTGGTCCACCCTGCTCCGGACCGTCTACAGCGTCCTGCACTCGTCCCCGGCTCGGCTGCTCCGCGAGGTCATCCTGGTGGACGATGCCAGCACGGACG AGTACCTGAAGGAGGAGCTGGATCGCTACGTGGAGCAGCTGCAGATCGTGCGCGTGGTGCGGCAGCGGGAGCGCAAGGGGCTCATCACGGCGCGGCTGCTGGGGGCCAGCGTGGCCAGCGGGGAGGTGCTGACCTTCCTGGATGCCCACT gCGAGTGTTTCCACGGGTGGCTGGAGCCGCTCCTGTCCCGCATCGCCGAGGAGCCCACGGCCGTCGTGAGCCCCGACATCGCCACCATTGACCTCAACACCTTCGAGTTCTCCAAGCCCGTCCAGAACGGGAAGCAGCACAGCCGGGGCAATTTCGACTGGAGCCTGACTTTCGGCTGGGAGATCGTTCCCGCGCGGGAGAGGCAGCGCAGGAAGGATGAGACATTCCCCATCAA GTCCCCGACCTTTGCAGGTGGCCTCTTTGCCATCTCCAGATCCTACTTCGAACACATCGGCTCCTACGATGACCAGATGGAGATTTGGGGGGGTGAGAATGTGGAAATGTCCTTCAGG GTGTGGCAGTGCGGGGGACAGGTGGAGATCATCCCCTGCTCCGTCGTGGGCCACGTGTTCCGCTCCAAGAGCCCCCACACCTTCCCCAAGGGCACCCAGGTGATCTCCCGGAACCAGGTGCGCCTGGCCGAGGTCTGGATGGACGACTACAAGGAGATCTTCTACCGCCGGAACCAGCAGGCCTCCCAGATGGCCAGAGAG AAGACGtttggtgacatcacagagcGGCGCaggctgcgggagcggctgcactgcaggaactTCACCTGGTACCTGCAGAACGTCTACCCCGAGATGTTCGTGCCCGACCTGACCCCGACGTTCTACGGAGCA ATAAAAAACGAGGGCACCAAGAGCTGCCTGGACGTTGGGGAGAACAACCACGGTGGGAAACCTCTCATCATGTACCCCTGCCACGGCCTGGGGGGCAACCAG TACTTCGAGTACACGAGCCAGCGGGAGCTGCGCCACAACATCGGCAAGGAGCTGTGCCTGCGCGGGGCCGAGGGCACGGCCGAGCTGGGCGAGTGCCAGTTCCGAGGGAAGCCCGGCCGGGTGCCCGCCAGCGAGGAGTGGGACCTGGCGCAG AACCGGCTGATCAAGAACTTGGCCTCGGGGCTGTGTCTGACGGCGCGGGGGAAGCACCCGGCGCTGGTTCCCTGCGACCTCACGGACCCGCACCAGCTCTGGTCCTTCACCTAA